Below is a genomic region from candidate division WOR-3 bacterium.
ACTGAATCAAAGGTCTGTCAGGCCATATTTTTATGCAGATTTCTCTTTATCCGGCACCCAGTTTTTTTACCTTTCTGGTTCTCTTTTTTATGGCGTTTCGGGTGTCGATAATAAGGCGGGAATTCTTGACGATGAAGTCATAATCATAGACAGAGTGGTCAGTGAGAATCACCACGGCGTCATATTTTTTAAGTTCTTTTTTCGTCAATTTCACCGAATGTATCTTCTTGTTTTCGATAAGCACCACAGGAACATAAGGGTCGTTGTACCTGACAAGTCTGACCTTTGGTTTGATAATCTGATAAACTTTGATCGCCGGTGAATCCCGGAGGTCGGAAATGTCTTTCTTAAACGCCATACCAAGAAGAAGAACTTTCGCTTTATTCGGACATACACCGGCATGGCTCAAAGATTCTATTGTTTTGTTCACGGTGAAATAAGGCATCTCTTCATTGACGCGTGCGGATAATTCGATGAAGACCGTATGGAAATCATATTCCCGGGCTTTCCATGATAGATAATAAGGATCAATGGGAATACAGTGTCCACCCACACCCGGTCCGGGATAAAAGGGCATAAAACCGAACGGTTTGGTCTTCGCCGCCTCGATTACTTCCCAGATATTGATGTCACCCATGCGTTCACACAACTGGGCGAATTCATTGACCAGGGCGATGTTGACGTTGCGGAACGTGTTCTCCAGGAGTTTTGTCATTTCAGCGACCTTTGGTGAGGATACCGGATGGACGTTCTTCACAAACTGTTTATAGAATAGAGTCGCCAACATCGTACATTTTTTAGTCACGCCACCG
It encodes:
- a CDS encoding nucleotide sugar dehydrogenase, coding for MLKDLIVKRKIKTGVIGLGYVGLPLAVEIANKGLKVIGIDIDRKRVKQINKGISVISDVPSSVLKPLVKTKKIQATSDSRRLKDCDVILICVPTPVNINKEPDLGPVIKSTKEIKKHLRKGQLIILKSTTYPETTEKVILPILSESGLKVGRDFYLAFCPERIDPGNKRFGVVNTPTVIGGVTKKCTMLATLFYKQFVKNVHPVSSPKVAEMTKLLENTFRNVNIALVNEFAQLCERMGDINIWEVIEAAKTKPFGFMPFYPGPGVGGHCIPIDPYYLSWKAREYDFHTVFIELSARVNEEMPYFTVNKTIESLSHAGVCPNKAKVLLLGMAFKKDISDLRDSPAIKVYQIIKPKVRLVRYNDPYVPVVLIENKKIHSVKLTKKELKKYDAVVILTDHSVYDYDFIVKNSRLIIDTRNAIKKRTRKVKKLGAG